GTGGATGAGATGTAGCACTTACGCGGAGTAAATGGATGAGCAGCATCACCGAGCAGAGCTAGTTTGCCCTTCGTCCATGGTATCTGCTCCATGTCTAACAATTGCCATACTCCCTTCGAGATCTCGGGATCATCGGACTTGGCCAGCAAGCTCCTTACCGCGGGGTGAAAGTCTTCGTAAACCTTCAAGATTTGCTCGGTCGTCACCCGTGAATTCCAGCCTGTATCGAGCGGCGTGTGAATACACCAGAAACACCATTTCGTAGCGTTCGTTCACTTACCACCAGGTTTTGTCATTCGAGACTCTTCGTCAGGATGCATACACACAAAGTTCAGCATCTCGTTGTTGCTGCAGGAATACATGATGATTCTTCGCGTCTTGCCGGCCCAGGCAAGCAGGCCGTCGTAGATTTCTGCCAAGGGACGAGTCGTGGGATCAGCTATCGCAAGCCTCCTGGGTATCATGAAACGAAAAGCCGACTTTCCAGAGCTGAACGGCTTCGCGTTTGTGATGAGACCTCTCGTGATAGACTGGGGCGAGTGTCAGCTTGGCCCTTTTCAACATTGTACCAATAAACAAGATGCACATCACGGATCAGCAACACTCACGTATACCCCGTCCGCCCCAATAATCACATCGGCTGCTATAACTTGACCGTTTGCCAAACTGATGGTCCCATTCGCCAGGTCGGAACTTTCGACCTTTGCAGATGTATGGAGCGTGGCGCCATCCGCAACCGCCTTTGTCTTCAGAGCCTTGTGGAACTTGGCCCGCTGCGCGAGCAGCCACGGGTCCGTCCACCTCATATTTGCCTTGGAAAGGTCAATGTCCTTTTCCACACGGCCATATTGATCGTGCTCGATGGCGCGGCTCATGGAATTGGTGTCGAAATCCGCCGTGTCAAGCCCCCAACGCCGGAGAATACTTAGGCCGTTAGGCATTAGATGAACAGCCGCGCCGATTTCAGCATCAAAGCAAGACTGTTCGTAAAGGTCGACATGGTGCCCATTGCGGCGTAAACCTATAGCGGCGGCCAAACCACCTATaccggcaccgacgacggcgactcGGAGCGGCCGTGGGTAGTCATCGGCCAACATTTCTAAGCCATCCTTGGTGGACCGCATCTTCTCCTGAGATGAAGGCTTCGACAGGTATGTTGCTGGTGACGGTATGAGGCTCCGGGAGTCAGAGAGCGCAACTTCTCTCACGTGGAAGAATGAACGCTTGAAGATGGCTGATGGGATGAAGGTTCGCCCCAAGACACCTGTAAGCTTGGACCGTGCGAAAGGCAATGAGTGTAAGAAAGATATGCACGAATGGGAAAACGGGTCTCGTCGTCTTTGTCTACACTACCAAGCCATTTCGGCCGTGAATCAAATTGGAACAGTGGAGTCGTGGACCGCGAGTAATGCGTTCGAACCAAGGGGTTTCCCCGGAAGGAAAAGCAGCCTATGTTCATCCACAATCCTAGAAATGCTACATCGTAGGTTTTGATATGCAAGGGGGGGTGAGCTTGTCAGTCGTAACTTTGTGTATTAACAGATGGAGCTCGGCTTCCCGCGTGCCGAGTGTGCCCGCTCAACCTCCATCCTACAGAAACCTTAATCAACACACATGGCGATCCACACACACCATCTGTAGTTTCCAACAGTAGGTATAGATGTATACTTGCGTGCATCTTGGGCTCCATTACTCGCGGGTAGTCCAACATCGGCTGACTACCTGCCTCATCAGTTGGCCATGAGGGCTCATACGGCCAGCGGACATCTTCTATTGTCCGTCTCTATGGGGTAGATACTCGGGTCTGTATTCAACCTACTTGACCCATTTTCTAAAAGCAAGGGTACCTTTCAATctgtttcttctttcctACCCAACCAAGTCTCGTGGAAGTCCGGACGGCCCAGCGTATCGTCCTTAGCCATCAAACTGTTCAACCAGCGACACAACCCGGGGGAAGGAAGCGAAATCAGTCTCGACATCGTAAACGCTTTCATCATGCCTCGCGCTCCAGTGATTTGTATCACTCATGGCGGTGGTAAGCAGCTCACAGTTACCTTCACTCAACTACCAGAGAATGAATGCTAAACAGAAAATCCGTAGGTCCGATGCCCGTTCTTGAGCCACAAATGGGAAgccatggccatgacgcGCTTAATGAGAGCCTCCGAACCCGCGTGCGCGAAATCTTGAGATTGGGCACATCTGAAGCGCCtcgcgccatcgtcgtcatcacccCTCACTGGCGTCCCGAATATCCAACCGTAACTATGGTTGATAAGCCCCCGATCTGCTATGATTTCGAGCCGAGTCACCCGCCTGCCGCCTGGGATATCCAGTACGAGGCTCCAGGGTCCAGCGAGGTGGCCAATCTCGTCTACGACGCTCTTTCTGCAGTTGACCTGAAGCCCGGAAAAGACTTCGATAGAGGTGTGTCTTCCGGGTGCCTCGTCGCATGGCTCTGCGTCCCTTGGCTCTTGCTAAACAGACTAGAATGATCGCTGACGAGATATAGGCTTCGACCACGGAGTTTTCATAcccttcatcttcatcagcCCATCAGGCGAGGTGCCTCTGATATCGGTCTCGATCTCTAGTTCCTCAAACCCTGACATGTACAGCCGGATGGGTCAGGCGCTCGTCAAACTGCGAGAGGACAACATTGCGGTTGTGGGCTCAGGTTTTGCTTCTTACCACAACGTGCCAATGATGCGAAAGCTCTACTTCGCTGATCCTGCTTCAGAGGAGATGACCGAGTGGCGCAACAAGGTCGCCAACTTCAACAGGGCTCTAACGGACATCGTGATGACAAAGGATCCCGGGGAGCGCGCCAAAAGCCTGCTGAAATGGCGGGAACTCCCATCCGCATACGACGTACACCCAGATAATGAAGATGAGCACATCCTGCCTCTGTTTGTTTCCGCTGGAGCTGCGGACAACAGCAAAGGGGGATTCTTTGCTGATCCAtttggtggtgttgaggtGTACACCTTCTACTGGAGTGAATGATGATGCTTTGATTGAAGAGTTGTCTTTGGAAGCTTAGCCAGAAGATAAACACATAGACATTTTGTCCTCAGATAGTCAAAACGTTTGTTCAATCTTGGAAAGTAATTCAAGACGGATTTTTACAAACTGACTGGGCTACCCAAGACTTCATCTATGGTTCTATTGCCATCCCTCTAATTGATACCTGTTGACAAGATAGGAGACTGCTCCACGTATATCTGAATTTGGCAGAGAATTTACGACTTGGGATAATTGGCTCAATTATGACGTATGGTCTCCAAAGCAATATCATCAAAATAACATCCGGCTTCTTTATCAGTTACTGAGCTTTGCGGACCTTATTTCACTAGTCGATTTACACACATAAATAAGTCTGGTGCTTGTATAGCAGATAACTACATATTGCCGTGTTCAACGGACAAACGGACTTGCTACACGTATTTCACCGAAAACGCGCTTGAGCTCGTGCAAGAAATGCGAGGATCCGTCTCACCGGCCCATCTACTCGAATGTCGTTGTCTTTTTGAAAGCATATGGAAGCCAAAGTTCCGACGACTATCGCCACCCCCGGCACCATCAGATGCGGCACTAAGCACCCACCTGATCAGGACCCATTCCGCCAGGATTAGACGGTCAGATTCCATGACTCGGTCGTTTGGCGTGATAGCTGGATAGAGGGGCCACATACGGGCCATTTGTCTAACCGAGTGCAAGAAAGTCTATGACATATCCCTGACGAGTGACACAATACGCGCGTTTGAGAAGCGTGGCATTGGAGCTAGGGAAGTGGGCGCAACAAGCATCAAAGCATTTGTGTTCGGATGACACCGGGAAGGGTCACGACCAAGGATACAATGATAAGTGCGAAGCTTATTATAGTAAAAATGTGCGTTTAACGGGTGGCTGTGTTGTGAGATAGATGTTCTAGACGGCGGATGGACTGAATATCGGCCTCCGACCAAGCTCCCGACCAGCGGGTTATTCATTGTCAAGCACCAAGACACCAGCCCGGCCCGAGTTAGACACCGTGACAATGACGAGCTTCACTCTGATCACATCCTGGAACGCTGTGACGATCGTGGTTTAAACAACCTGTCGAGTCCTCGTCAGGCAGGACACCTCAGTCACCATTGTACCAACATCTTCTTTGCCCCCGTTGGTAATATAAGCATCCAACTTTGCTTCTCTATCGATTGTGGTTTCCTTGTCAACTGACCTTCAACTGTTTACCAGCTGCTCTTCTACCAATCAACCAATCAGCCATAGTCAAAAGCACATCACATACCCCGTCTACCCACATCATGGGGTCTATCTCCCTCGACCCCCAGGAGCGGCCGGTTTTGGTTTTTGGGGACCAGACGGACGTCTTCTACCCGACCATCAAGCTCCTCTATTCTCAGGCGTCTGCCAGCCCCTGGCTGCGAGAGTTCCTGCAGAGCGCAACATCCACGTTGAAAGAGGAGATTGACGCACTTGAACCCAAGCTGAGAGATACATTTGGCGGTGATTTCACCGACTTGCTGCACCTCGCCGAGCGCTTTCGAGAGTCCGGCGATCCCGAGGGCCTGGCGAGTACTCTGCTGGTGACTATCATGCGAGCCGGTGTACTTGTACAGTGAGTGGTCATCCCAACCCACCCCCAAGCACAGGCCGTGTCCTGATTCTCGACGCGACTTAGATACATGGAATCCAACCCCGCGATTCTTTGCTCCAATGAGACGCCCATCTGCCTGGCCGCTGCCTGCGGAGGTCTGTTGAACGCTGCCGCCCTCATGGTTTCTCATGACATGCCATCCCTGTGCCGTGCTGGGCTAGACACGATCCGGATGGCCCGGCGCCTCATTGAGGTTGTCGCCGCAAGATCAAGGTCGGTCCAGGATGGGCCGGGCTGCTGGGGCTGGCTGGTGTCGGGCATAGATGCTACCAAGTTGCAAGCCATCCTTGATTCCTATCACGAGACTGAGGTGCGTAGATACATATGCATCTGACTTCTGTTAAACCTAAGCTGACCAAGCCCTGCTGAGGCATTAACAGACCATTCTTGAGCACAGAAAGCTGAAACTGGCTGGAACTGGTCTTGAAAACGCGTGGCACACCGTTGTCGGCCCGCCAACCGTTATAGAGCACTTCTTCAGCAAATACCCGCTCGTCCAGGGTCTCCCAAAATCCAAGCTGCAAGTCACAGGCCTCGTACACGTAATCCCTGATGTTACGCAGGCTGAGGTTGATCATGTGGCTGGCGGCATGACATCGCTTCTTCCGATCCTTGAGAGTCCTCCCCATGCTAATGTGCAGTTGGTGTCTCTGGGCGAAGGCGGCTTGCTCTCCGCGCCGTCGTGGAGCGCTCTCCTGCACCTCCTTGTCCGGGAGATCCTCAGCCGGCCTCTTAACATGACACAGGGACTGTCCGCAGTGGATTCAGTACTCCCGCCTAAGGCTTCGTTAAAGGTCTATGGCGTAGGGCCCTCGCTTCACACTTCAACTCTTTGCGCTTACTTAGAAGGCAAGGGAAAAACGGTCTTGAGCATCGAGAGGGAGCCCAAGGCGCCGTCTGGTGCGCAGGAAGCGAGGCAAAACTCCGGgcgcatcgccatcgtcggcatggGAGGTCGTTACCCTCAGTCCAGAGACCTGGAGGAGTTTTGGGAAAAGATCTGTGAAGGAATGGCTCTTCACACTGAGGTATGTTTGAGGCTTTGAGCGCGGTCGAGCAATAATGATCCCAGAGCAAGGGGACTCTGCCGTTACAAGATCATATAGGTGTCAATACGGCTTGAGATATCATTTAACTAACAGCTGATTTTCCTAGATTCCACAAGACCGCTTCGGCCTGGACGATTACTACAATGCCAGCAACTCGCCCTTCACGACAAATACAAAATACGGGTGTTTCCTTGACAACCCGGGTCTGTTCGATGCCCGTTTTTTCAACTTGTCGCCCCGCGAGGCAATGGAAGTTGACCCTGCCCACCGGCTATTCCTGCTTGCCGTCTTCGAGGCTCTCGAAACGGCCGGGTACGCTCGACGCCCGCATACAAAGACGGAAGGGTGTCGGTTCGCGACGTTCGTAGGTCAGATCGCCGACGACTGGGCCGAGATCATAAGactccgcggcggcgacgccttCAGCCTGACCGGCAACCAGCGGTCGtttgccgccggccgcgtcaACTACCACTTCAAGTGGGCTGGTCCGGCAGTCACCTTGGACACGGCGTGCTCGTCGAGCATGACGGCGCTCGCCCAGGCCTGCACGTTTCTGTTGTCCGGCGAGTGTgacatggccgtcgccggcggcaccaaCATCCTCACGAGCCCGTTCAACTTCAACGTCCTCGGCAAGGCGGGGTTCACCTCCACGACGGGGGGGTGCAAGTCGTACCGGGCAGATGCTGACGGCTACTGCCGCGGCGAGTTCGTCGGCGCGTTCGTGCTCAAGCGTTACGAGGACGCCGTGGCGGCGAACGACAACATCCTCGCCGTGGTgttgagctcggcgaggaacCACTCGGGGAACGCAATCTCCATCACGCACTCGGACCACGA
The DNA window shown above is from Colletotrichum destructivum chromosome 2, complete sequence and carries:
- a CDS encoding Putative extradiol ring-cleavage dioxygenase, class III enzyme, subunit B, with product MPRAPVICITHGGGPMPVLEPQMGSHGHDALNESLRTRVREILRLGTSEAPRAIVVITPHWRPEYPTVTMVDKPPICYDFEPSHPPAAWDIQYEAPGSSEVANLVYDALSAVDLKPGKDFDRGFDHGVFIPFIFISPSGEVPLISVSISSSSNPDMYSRMGQALVKLREDNIAVVGSGFASYHNVPMMRKLYFADPASEEMTEWRNKVANFNRALTDIVMTKDPGERAKSLLKWRELPSAYDVHPDNEDEHILPLFVSAGAADNSKGGFFADPFGGVEVYTFYWSE